One region of Bacillus zhangzhouensis genomic DNA includes:
- a CDS encoding AraC family transcriptional regulator, translated as MDRFITFTVPPFPIYIASGKGIFHQGEKHISRTFTVFDLLYVTKGELWITEDEEAYHVKEGEYMILSPGLSHGGHLPCEEETHYEWLHFSIDRFELTNRSREHWIDMKQNQATFEKPATYEFSLPRLGKVKGRSVLEKHLSAMRALNHDASDLPLKKQLLFEELLIHLQKEAFHIPSAKETVASEVVHYLEHHFMEKLHMEQLAEKLHYHPDYMTRCMQTVYGLTPNQYSHRLKIQKARSMLASTNEKIAAIAEHVGIDDPAYFSKLFRQNEGMTPIEYRYLAKRTTK; from the coding sequence ATGGATCGATTTATTACATTTACTGTACCGCCGTTTCCTATTTATATAGCTTCAGGTAAAGGTATATTTCATCAAGGAGAAAAACATATCTCAAGAACCTTTACTGTATTTGATCTTCTCTATGTCACAAAAGGTGAACTATGGATAACAGAGGACGAGGAGGCTTATCACGTCAAAGAGGGTGAATATATGATTCTCTCACCGGGCCTGTCTCATGGTGGACATCTGCCATGTGAAGAGGAAACCCACTATGAGTGGCTGCATTTCTCAATTGATCGATTTGAGCTGACGAACCGGTCGAGAGAACACTGGATTGATATGAAACAAAACCAAGCCACTTTCGAAAAGCCGGCAACCTATGAATTTAGCCTGCCCCGTTTAGGAAAAGTAAAAGGAAGAAGTGTGTTAGAAAAACACCTTTCAGCGATGAGAGCACTAAATCATGATGCATCTGATCTTCCGTTGAAAAAACAGCTTCTCTTTGAGGAACTGCTCATTCACCTGCAAAAGGAAGCGTTCCATATTCCAAGTGCAAAGGAGACTGTCGCATCAGAAGTGGTTCACTATCTTGAGCATCACTTTATGGAGAAGTTACACATGGAGCAGCTTGCAGAGAAACTGCACTATCATCCTGATTACATGACAAGATGTATGCAGACGGTATATGGATTGACGCCAAACCAGTACAGCCATCGTCTCAAAATCCAAAAAGCCAGAAGCATGCTGGCCTCAACGAATGAAAAAATCGCAGCCATTGCAGAGCATGTTGGCATTGACGACCCTGCTTATTTTTCTAAGCTGTTTCGGCAAAATGAAGGCATGACGCCGATCGAGTACCGTTATCTAGCAAAAAGAACGACAAAGTAA
- a CDS encoding MATE family efflux transporter — MKPQTQTLSYEKVQAKDEKTHPSLFAFTWPIFIEISLHMLMGSADTLMLSQYSDNSVAAVGVSNQLLNLLIVMFSFITTGTTIVIAQLLGADRKQEATQVAYVSLGTNFLISFVISLLMFVFAVPILHMMGLSSELMPDASVFLQIVGLLSFIQALIMTYSAILKSYGYSRDTMYVTIGMNLLNVAGNYLVIFGPFGFPVLGVMGVAFSTSLARLIGLMAMILIVRGRIGLRFSLKSMFHIQRTHLKKLLKIGVPSAGEQLSYNGSQMIITLFITFMGTQALAAKVYTQNLMMFIMLFGAAISQGTQILIGRHIGAKEFDAAYRRCMKSLYWAIAISLLSSTALSLSSTHLLTFFTSNHEIIQIAATLLLLTIILEPGRSFNMVIINSLRAAGDAKFPVYMAMISMWGIGIPIAYLLGIQLEMGLIGVWLSFIVDEWVRGIFMYKRWRSRVWTEYRFSST, encoded by the coding sequence ATGAAGCCTCAAACTCAAACGCTGTCATATGAAAAGGTTCAAGCGAAAGATGAGAAAACACACCCTTCATTATTTGCATTCACTTGGCCTATTTTTATCGAAATCTCTTTACATATGCTCATGGGAAGCGCTGATACACTCATGCTCAGCCAATACTCTGATAACAGTGTGGCTGCAGTAGGTGTAAGCAATCAGCTCCTGAATTTATTAATTGTCATGTTCAGCTTCATTACAACAGGAACGACTATTGTGATTGCCCAGCTTTTAGGAGCTGACCGCAAGCAGGAAGCGACTCAAGTCGCCTATGTCTCACTAGGAACCAACTTCTTGATCAGCTTTGTCATTAGTCTCCTCATGTTTGTGTTCGCTGTTCCAATCCTGCACATGATGGGTTTATCAAGTGAACTCATGCCGGATGCGTCGGTCTTTTTGCAAATTGTCGGCCTGCTTTCCTTTATTCAAGCGCTCATTATGACGTATAGTGCTATTTTAAAAAGCTACGGATATTCAAGAGACACGATGTATGTTACCATCGGAATGAATTTGCTAAACGTTGCCGGTAATTATTTGGTCATTTTTGGTCCGTTTGGTTTTCCGGTATTAGGTGTCATGGGTGTTGCCTTTTCGACCTCACTGGCTCGGTTGATCGGATTGATGGCGATGATCCTCATTGTCCGCGGCCGCATTGGATTGCGCTTTTCACTGAAGAGCATGTTTCACATCCAGCGGACACATTTAAAAAAGCTGCTGAAAATTGGCGTTCCTTCTGCTGGGGAGCAACTTTCTTATAACGGCTCTCAAATGATTATTACACTGTTTATTACATTTATGGGGACGCAGGCTTTAGCAGCAAAGGTCTACACCCAAAATTTGATGATGTTCATTATGTTGTTTGGTGCAGCGATTAGCCAAGGGACACAGATTTTAATCGGGCGCCATATTGGAGCGAAAGAATTCGATGCAGCTTACCGCAGATGTATGAAAAGCTTATACTGGGCCATTGCGATCTCTCTTCTTTCTTCCACTGCTTTATCTTTATCATCGACGCATTTGCTTACCTTTTTCACTAGCAATCATGAAATCATTCAAATCGCCGCCACACTTCTCCTATTGACGATCATTTTAGAGCCGGGACGCTCTTTTAATATGGTCATTATTAATTCGTTGCGGGCTGCTGGTGACGCGAAGTTTCCAGTGTATATGGCGATGATTTCGATGTGGGGAATTGGGATTCCGATCGCTTACTTGTTAGGCATTCAGCTTGAAATGGGTCTCATCGGGGTCTGGCTTTCTTTTATTGTGGATGAATGGGTCAGAGGCATCTTCATGTATAAGCGCTGGCGTTCCAGAGTATGGACGGAGTATCGTTTTTCCTCCACATAA
- a CDS encoding acetyltransferase, with amino-acid sequence MKHRIRFIRAEYERDVQLVHKWMQEEYVHPFWHLNIPFPAFEKHFYQAIHDPHQTLYLGTIDGTPMSYFEAYNVKGDVIESYYEPSPHDQGIHLLIGEPDYVGKGFAAPLLQAMTAFQFEQNKRTEKIVAEPDIRNEKMIHVFEKCGFERVKPVTLPDKTGLLMFCNRERFERKYNHDAVQQAK; translated from the coding sequence ATGAAGCATCGTATTAGATTTATTCGTGCTGAATATGAAAGAGACGTCCAGCTTGTTCATAAGTGGATGCAAGAAGAGTACGTTCACCCTTTTTGGCATTTGAATATTCCGTTTCCTGCTTTTGAAAAGCATTTTTATCAGGCGATTCATGATCCGCATCAAACCCTTTATTTAGGCACGATTGACGGGACGCCAATGAGTTATTTTGAGGCTTACAACGTCAAAGGGGATGTCATTGAATCCTACTATGAGCCTTCTCCGCATGATCAAGGCATCCACCTGTTAATAGGCGAGCCGGATTATGTGGGAAAAGGGTTTGCTGCGCCGCTCCTTCAAGCAATGACAGCATTTCAATTTGAGCAGAACAAACGAACAGAAAAAATCGTCGCTGAGCCGGATATTCGCAATGAAAAAATGATCCATGTATTTGAAAAATGCGGCTTCGAACGTGTAAAACCAGTCACTTTACCTGATAAAACAGGTCTTTTAATGTTTTGTAATCGAGAACGATTCGAAAGGAAGTATAACCATGACGCGGTTCAACAAGCAAAATAA
- a CDS encoding lysine N(6)-hydroxylase/L-ornithine N(5)-oxygenase family protein, translated as MTRFNKQNNVVDVIGIGIGPFNLGLAALSEEVNEIDALFFERSEAFHWHPGMLIEGTTLQVPFLADLVSMADVKSKYSFLNYLQEQNRLYSFYFLEDFHIPRKEYSHYCRWVAEQLDSCRFGMNVESVSLIEKEGEKRYEVHVRHVKDQTVEVFESKHLVLGIGTQPAVPASLQPALGEKVFHSADYLKRKKEGCFKGKSVTVIGSGQSAAEVFYDILSDDVAKDIHWFTRSKGFFPMEYSNLGLEYFSPDYIDFFYELPQTKKDALLKQQDLLYKGISSAMIRDIYHLLYERSACGKQLNTVLQAMTEVNLIEETTGGLSLSCTQWVKEESFTHKTDIVVLATGYQSVLPPFINPISHHIQWDDQGRFQVEREYRLKTNTMGENDIFVQNAELHTHGVGAPDLGLGAYRNSVIINELARQTVYPLYQKHVFQTFGTHKNAHTFEAIKG; from the coding sequence ATGACGCGGTTCAACAAGCAAAATAATGTAGTGGATGTAATTGGGATCGGTATTGGTCCGTTTAACCTCGGGCTTGCCGCATTATCTGAAGAAGTAAATGAAATCGACGCTTTGTTTTTTGAAAGAAGTGAAGCCTTTCACTGGCATCCAGGAATGCTCATTGAAGGGACGACACTGCAAGTCCCATTTTTAGCGGACCTTGTCAGCATGGCAGATGTGAAAAGCAAATATAGCTTTCTCAACTATTTGCAGGAACAAAACCGTTTGTATTCATTTTACTTTCTAGAGGACTTCCATATCCCGCGCAAGGAATACAGTCATTATTGCCGCTGGGTCGCTGAACAGTTAGACTCTTGCCGATTTGGCATGAATGTCGAATCTGTTTCACTGATCGAAAAGGAAGGGGAAAAGCGATATGAAGTGCATGTCCGTCATGTAAAGGACCAAACTGTAGAGGTGTTTGAAAGCAAGCATCTCGTCTTAGGAATTGGCACGCAGCCCGCAGTACCAGCATCGCTCCAGCCAGCTTTAGGAGAGAAGGTTTTTCACTCAGCTGACTATTTAAAGCGAAAGAAAGAAGGCTGTTTCAAAGGGAAATCTGTGACAGTGATCGGCTCTGGTCAAAGTGCGGCAGAAGTGTTTTATGACATTTTATCAGATGATGTGGCGAAGGATATTCACTGGTTCACACGGTCAAAGGGATTTTTCCCAATGGAATATTCAAACCTTGGACTTGAGTATTTCTCCCCTGACTATATTGATTTCTTTTATGAGCTTCCGCAAACAAAAAAGGATGCGTTATTAAAACAGCAAGACTTGCTGTATAAAGGCATCAGTTCGGCGATGATTCGTGATATTTATCATTTGCTTTATGAACGTTCTGCCTGCGGAAAGCAGCTAAACACAGTGCTTCAAGCCATGACGGAGGTCAACTTGATTGAGGAAACAACAGGCGGATTATCACTTTCATGCACGCAATGGGTCAAGGAAGAATCTTTTACACACAAGACGGATATTGTCGTATTGGCGACTGGCTATCAATCCGTTCTGCCGCCGTTTATCAACCCTATTTCTCATCATATTCAATGGGATGATCAAGGACGATTCCAAGTTGAACGTGAATATCGTTTGAAAACAAATACGATGGGTGAAAATGATATTTTTGTACAAAATGCAGAACTTCATACACATGGGGTCGGCGCTCCAGATTTGGGGCTGGGGGCTTATCGAAACAGTGTAATCATCAATGAACTTGCTCGTCAAACTGTGTATCCACTTTATCAAAAGCACGTCTTCCAGACATTTGGTACACACAAGAACGCGCACACATTTGAAGCGATCAAAGGTTAA
- a CDS encoding aspartate aminotransferase family protein: MSIKTFSKNQQFLEQQSQRESNARSYPRRFPLAMQKAEGMIVTDADGREFYDCLAGAGTLALGHNHPVVIEAIERMLHEKRPLHTLDITSEIKEEFVNEIFSHLPEEFAKRAKIQFCGPTGGDAIEAAIKLVKTATGNRSILSFHGAYHGATHGTMSLSGNLSPKERVQGLIPDVHFMPYPYEYRCPFGIGGKDSHRISSSYIERVLNDPESGILPPAGMIFEAVQGEGGSIPASIEWMKEMRRITKEKGIPLIIDEVQSGIGRTGKMFAFEHAGIVPDVIVLSKAIGGSLPLSVVIYDKDLDQWNPGAHIGTFRGNQMAMAAGTATLKFIRETNLLDHVDQLGNRMQAYLKDIQKNVPAIGDVRGRGLMIGAEIVNPNEKQDVDGSYPANPELASLIQKNCFNKGLIVETGGRFGSVIRFLPPLIMTEEQLEQVIAIFKEAVYDAIN; encoded by the coding sequence ATGTCCATCAAAACCTTTTCTAAAAATCAGCAATTTTTAGAGCAGCAAAGTCAAAGAGAATCTAATGCAAGGTCTTACCCGAGACGGTTCCCATTAGCCATGCAAAAAGCCGAGGGTATGATTGTGACAGATGCGGATGGCAGAGAGTTTTATGACTGTCTGGCAGGCGCAGGAACACTTGCACTTGGCCACAATCATCCGGTTGTTATAGAAGCTATTGAACGTATGCTTCACGAAAAAAGACCATTGCATACGTTGGACATAACCTCAGAAATTAAAGAAGAGTTTGTGAATGAAATTTTTTCTCACCTGCCAGAAGAGTTTGCAAAGAGAGCAAAAATTCAATTTTGTGGACCAACTGGCGGTGATGCCATAGAAGCAGCGATTAAATTAGTTAAGACAGCGACTGGAAATCGTTCCATTCTTTCTTTCCACGGTGCTTATCACGGTGCGACACATGGCACGATGTCATTAAGCGGGAATTTGTCTCCAAAGGAAAGAGTCCAAGGGTTAATTCCAGATGTGCATTTCATGCCTTATCCGTATGAATATCGCTGCCCATTTGGAATTGGCGGGAAAGATTCCCACCGCATTTCCAGCTCTTATATCGAGCGTGTATTAAATGATCCTGAAAGTGGTATTCTTCCGCCAGCAGGTATGATCTTTGAAGCAGTGCAAGGTGAGGGAGGCTCAATTCCAGCATCTATTGAATGGATGAAAGAAATGAGAAGAATCACAAAAGAAAAAGGGATTCCACTCATTATCGATGAGGTTCAATCAGGCATTGGTCGAACAGGTAAGATGTTTGCCTTTGAACATGCGGGAATTGTGCCAGATGTCATTGTATTATCTAAAGCCATTGGTGGAAGCCTGCCGCTTTCAGTTGTGATTTATGATAAAGATTTGGATCAATGGAATCCAGGTGCACACATTGGCACATTTAGAGGAAATCAAATGGCGATGGCTGCAGGAACCGCTACGCTTAAATTTATAAGAGAAACCAATCTGCTTGATCATGTAGACCAATTAGGGAATCGCATGCAGGCTTATCTAAAAGACATTCAAAAAAATGTACCTGCTATCGGTGATGTTCGAGGAAGAGGGTTAATGATTGGTGCTGAAATAGTTAATCCAAATGAGAAGCAGGATGTGGATGGAAGTTATCCAGCAAATCCTGAGTTAGCCAGTCTTATTCAAAAAAATTGCTTCAATAAAGGCTTAATTGTAGAGACAGGAGGCCGTTTCGGAAGTGTCATTCGATTCTTACCGCCATTGATCATGACTGAAGAGCAGCTTGAACAAGTCATCGCTATTTTCAAAGAGGCCGTTTACGATGCAATCAACTAA
- a CDS encoding GNAT family N-acetyltransferase has protein sequence MKGEKEELVNIRPLTETDLETVWHLKFKAPDQSYRKWNAPYFYEHEIPLAVFKKRYLHDESIPQKLYGIEIGGDIKGTVSYYWENERTRWLECGILIYDSRFWSGGIGTMALNLWIDVLFTQMDIPRIGLTTWSGNERMMRCAEKCGFVLEGRLRKVRYYQGEYYDSMRYGMLREEWRSLPRNTNKLF, from the coding sequence ATGAAAGGAGAAAAGGAAGAGCTTGTGAACATACGTCCATTAACCGAAACGGACTTAGAGACGGTGTGGCATTTAAAATTTAAAGCACCAGACCAGTCCTATCGAAAATGGAATGCCCCTTATTTTTATGAGCACGAAATCCCGCTTGCTGTATTTAAGAAACGTTACTTACATGATGAATCCATTCCCCAAAAGCTATATGGCATTGAAATAGGAGGTGATATCAAAGGCACCGTATCATATTATTGGGAGAATGAACGTACACGGTGGCTTGAATGCGGCATTCTCATTTATGACTCACGCTTTTGGAGCGGGGGCATTGGGACAATGGCGTTAAATCTATGGATTGATGTATTATTTACGCAGATGGATATCCCTCGAATTGGTTTAACAACCTGGTCAGGGAATGAACGGATGATGCGGTGCGCAGAGAAATGCGGATTTGTCCTTGAGGGAAGACTGCGAAAGGTCCGTTATTATCAAGGAGAATATTATGATTCGATGCGCTACGGAATGCTGAGAGAAGAATGGCGAAGCCTTCCGCGGAACACTAATAAATTATTTTAG
- a CDS encoding aspartate aminotransferase family protein: MQSTKASVDSLFINQSQLGRESFQAALHTSIDSLMDQWQKDQGPCSGILPGKLSASVESLFQFQPSGESMESVFQDIKQHLLPHLVDVSHPKCLAHLHCPPLIPALAAEVMVSSFNQSMDSFDQSGIASLVEEEMLKWLCAKFSYGHLADGTFTSGGTQSNYMGLLLARDAFCEHTWQWNVQQKGLPSEAYRMRILCSKNAHFTVKKSASQLGLGEQAVVLVETDEYHRMDLNDLKKKLVELKEQDLLPFAVVATCGTTDFGSIDPVRDVYDIVKPYGLWIHADAAYGGALILSETYGRKLDGIELADSITIDFHKQFYQPISCGAFLLKDKTHFGLINYHADYLNPKEDELDGILHLVHKSVQTTRRFDALKLLLSLRLIGEEGFGDIIDHTIDFARDVAALIESKDHLEVINPEPEINAVVFRFKGGDDINKIIHRTLFKSGTAVIAKTVVDGQTCLKFTLLNPRTTITHIEEILSDIVDIGIAHIQSGRVLR, from the coding sequence ATGCAATCAACTAAAGCTTCTGTGGATTCATTATTTATCAATCAAAGCCAGCTTGGAAGAGAGTCCTTCCAAGCGGCTCTTCATACATCTATCGACAGCTTAATGGATCAATGGCAAAAAGACCAAGGACCTTGCAGCGGAATATTGCCTGGGAAATTATCGGCTAGTGTCGAATCATTATTTCAGTTTCAACCTTCCGGCGAATCAATGGAATCTGTTTTTCAAGATATTAAGCAGCATCTGTTGCCGCATCTGGTTGATGTATCGCACCCTAAATGCTTGGCACATTTGCATTGTCCGCCGCTTATCCCTGCGCTTGCCGCCGAGGTGATGGTGAGCTCCTTTAACCAATCAATGGATTCCTTCGATCAAAGCGGTATTGCATCTTTGGTTGAAGAGGAAATGCTAAAGTGGCTATGTGCGAAATTTTCTTATGGACACCTGGCAGATGGGACTTTTACGAGCGGCGGTACCCAATCTAACTACATGGGACTGCTTCTTGCCAGAGATGCCTTTTGTGAACACACATGGCAATGGAATGTTCAGCAGAAAGGCTTGCCAAGTGAGGCTTACCGCATGAGAATTCTTTGCTCTAAGAATGCTCACTTCACTGTAAAGAAATCTGCATCGCAGCTAGGCTTAGGGGAGCAGGCTGTTGTTCTGGTAGAGACAGATGAGTATCACCGTATGGATCTCAACGATTTGAAGAAAAAACTTGTTGAGTTAAAGGAACAAGATCTCCTGCCTTTTGCGGTAGTGGCGACTTGCGGGACAACTGATTTTGGCAGTATTGACCCAGTTCGAGATGTGTATGACATCGTCAAGCCATACGGTCTGTGGATTCACGCAGATGCTGCTTACGGAGGTGCGCTTATATTAAGCGAAACCTACGGGCGTAAATTAGACGGTATTGAGCTTGCTGATTCCATCACGATTGACTTTCATAAACAATTTTATCAGCCGATCTCCTGCGGGGCATTTTTGCTGAAGGATAAAACACATTTTGGTTTGATTAATTATCATGCAGATTATCTCAATCCAAAGGAAGATGAATTGGATGGAATTCTACACCTCGTCCATAAATCTGTCCAAACGACACGCCGGTTTGACGCACTGAAATTACTTCTTTCTCTTCGTCTAATTGGAGAGGAAGGGTTTGGTGACATCATTGACCATACCATTGATTTTGCGAGAGATGTGGCTGCGCTTATTGAGAGTAAAGATCACCTTGAAGTGATCAATCCTGAGCCAGAAATCAATGCAGTAGTGTTTCGATTTAAGGGTGGGGATGACATCAATAAAATCATCCATCGAACGCTGTTCAAATCAGGAACTGCTGTCATTGCGAAAACAGTGGTGGATGGTCAAACATGCTTAAAATTCACTTTGTTAAATCCGAGAACGACAATCACACATATTGAGGAAATCCTTTCTGACATCGTTGATATCGGGATCGCTCATATTCAATCCGGGAGGGTACTACGTTGA
- a CDS encoding IucA/IucC family siderophore biosynthesis protein, giving the protein MSQYKQMAENATMQSFLNCFLRETGIDRTAKKETKADGSLVFVAKLAKQDLELVIPIRYFSSVGRHLFDFPIRFRPHGSEQEGTIVDYTTLVALCSKELLIEYGRTDAEDEFMLRIILSCRNIERFLRERESDQAALSQADFEYIEAEQSLLLGHLTHPTPKSRQGMTEEEETVYSPELKGAFQLHYFKAHHSIVLQDSSISQPAASLMLEELLRQVPEETERLNRLTENGEYVLIPIHPLQVKVVMEKAFVKRYMEEGKLTYLGPLGAEYTATSSFRTVYQKDSAYMLKFSVPVKITNSLRINKQKELDRGVEMSRILQTELGVSLYEKFSGFRVIEDPAYLSIRGDEAESGFEVVIRQNPFLHREKGASLIAGLCQDHAYGGKSRLAGIIHKLANAEGRSTEAVSQDWFKQYLTISLKPMLWLFETYGLALEAHQQNAVVQMKGGYPETFYYRDNQGYYYSESKKDKLANLVQNLSVRSETICADDVAVERLRYYFFFNHLFGLINGFGTEGLAKEENLLALVRDTLLAHEETYGASDLTNSLLRSKELPSKANLLTRFEDMDELTGSLETQSRYTAVLNPLFLHKEALIG; this is encoded by the coding sequence TTGAGTCAATATAAACAAATGGCTGAAAATGCAACTATGCAAAGCTTTTTAAACTGTTTTTTACGTGAAACAGGAATCGATCGAACTGCAAAAAAAGAGACGAAAGCAGATGGTTCACTTGTATTTGTGGCAAAACTAGCAAAGCAAGATCTTGAGCTTGTGATTCCGATCCGTTATTTTTCATCTGTAGGCCGCCATCTCTTTGATTTTCCGATTCGCTTTCGTCCGCATGGCAGCGAGCAAGAGGGAACGATCGTCGATTACACGACACTTGTTGCTTTATGTTCAAAGGAGCTTCTCATTGAATATGGCCGCACAGATGCAGAGGATGAATTCATGCTTCGCATCATTTTAAGCTGCCGAAATATTGAACGATTTTTAAGGGAGAGAGAAAGTGATCAAGCTGCTTTATCTCAAGCTGATTTTGAGTACATCGAGGCTGAGCAGTCACTTCTCCTTGGACATTTAACACATCCTACACCAAAAAGTAGACAAGGGATGACAGAAGAGGAGGAAACCGTCTATTCTCCTGAGCTGAAAGGAGCCTTCCAGCTTCATTACTTTAAAGCGCACCATTCGATTGTGCTTCAGGATTCATCTATTTCACAACCTGCGGCAAGTCTCATGTTAGAAGAACTTTTGCGTCAGGTGCCAGAAGAAACAGAAAGACTGAATAGGTTAACAGAAAATGGAGAATATGTGCTCATTCCAATTCATCCGCTCCAAGTCAAAGTAGTCATGGAGAAGGCATTCGTGAAGCGTTATATGGAGGAGGGGAAACTGACTTATTTAGGTCCGCTGGGGGCTGAATATACAGCGACCTCATCCTTTAGAACGGTCTATCAAAAAGATTCTGCTTACATGCTCAAATTCTCTGTTCCTGTGAAAATTACGAACTCGTTACGCATCAATAAACAAAAGGAACTGGATCGAGGAGTAGAGATGTCCCGCATCTTACAAACAGAATTAGGCGTTTCTTTATATGAAAAATTTTCTGGATTCCGGGTCATTGAAGATCCTGCATATCTATCTATTCGAGGAGATGAAGCGGAATCTGGCTTTGAAGTGGTCATTCGTCAAAATCCATTTTTGCATCGTGAAAAAGGCGCAAGCTTAATTGCAGGGCTATGTCAGGATCATGCGTACGGAGGAAAATCAAGATTAGCAGGAATTATTCATAAACTTGCAAATGCAGAAGGCCGGTCAACAGAAGCGGTCAGCCAGGATTGGTTTAAACAATATTTAACCATTTCGTTAAAACCGATGCTCTGGCTGTTTGAAACGTATGGTCTTGCACTCGAGGCCCATCAGCAAAATGCTGTCGTGCAAATGAAGGGTGGTTATCCAGAGACTTTCTATTACCGTGACAACCAAGGCTACTATTATAGTGAATCAAAAAAAGATAAGCTCGCAAATCTAGTTCAAAACTTGAGCGTCAGAAGTGAAACTATTTGTGCGGATGATGTAGCCGTTGAGAGACTCCGTTATTATTTCTTTTTTAATCATTTATTTGGTCTCATTAATGGCTTTGGCACAGAAGGACTAGCAAAGGAAGAAAACTTGCTGGCACTCGTGAGAGATACATTGCTTGCTCATGAGGAGACGTACGGAGCATCTGATTTGACAAACAGCCTTCTCCGCTCAAAAGAACTTCCTTCAAAAGCGAATTTGCTGACACGATTTGAAGATATGGATGAGCTGACAGGGTCTCTGGAAACACAGTCTCGTTACACGGCTGTCTTGAATCCGCTCTTTTTACATAAGGAGGCGCTGATTGGATGA